The sequence GTCACGTCGGCGGTGACCCCGTCGGAGTACGCGTGCACGTCGGCCACCGCGCCGAGGGCGAGACCGGTGGCGTCGCCCGCGGCCCGGCCCGCGACCGGGACCACGCCGCCGACGGCACCGGCGGCGACGCGGGTGACCCCGGACACGGCCTGGCCGGCGACGGGTGCGACACCGGCGACCGCCTGGCCGGCGATGGGCTTGACCCCGCGCACGGCGGTGCCTGCGACGGGCGGCAGCACGGCGTCGGCCGTCTCGTGGACGACGGCCTGCTCCCGCGCCGGCTCCGGCTCCAGCTCCAGCTCCAGCTCCGGGGCGAATGCCGACAGGGGGCCGAAGAGGTAGTCGACCTCGGCCTGGGGACGGGGTGCGGTGACGTCGGCCGACTCGACCGCGTCGGTCGCGTCGACCGAGTCGGTCGCCTCGGCCGCCTCGGTCGCGTTCTTCGTCCGTGCGACCTGGTGCGCGGGCAGCTCGGTTTCGACGTGGTGGCGGGCCCGGTCGGCGGCCTGGGCCGTGGAGGTGGCGGCCTCCCGCGCGGCCGGGACGGGGGTCTTGTCCGCGACGGTGCCGGTCACCTCGGTGACGGTGTTGCCGGCCGTGTCGACCGTGTCGTCCACGGAGACGGACACGTCGGGTACGGCCGCGGAGGTGGCGGGCGGTTCGTCCGCGCTCGCGACGGCGGAGCCGAGTGCCCACGCGCCGGTGACTCCGGCGGCTATGACGATGGAACGGCGAATGTTCTTGTTCATGCGTGCGTCAGATCCTTCGGATACCGAGAATTCGGGACGGCCGGTGGGGAGGGAGGGGCCGGACGTCCGGAGGGGCCTATGCGCCGCGTCGGTGGAGGGGAGTCGGGCACCGACACCTGTGGCAGCAGCCCACGTCCGGGGCGGGTCCGGCTGATCGCGTCCCGGGAGGGGAGCGATCGGCAGGTCTCTGCGAGGAAGGCCGGCTCTAGCCGGGGAACGCCGGAATGTCCCGGTGCCGGTCCCGGGGCCCGGCCGCGGTGACGTCCGCGGCGGCGCCGGGCACCAGCGTCGGCCGGGCCCTCTCGTTCAACGTGACGGCCTGCGCGTCGCCGTGCCTCGGCGACCCGTTGTCGACCCCGAGATGACGCCCCGACGCACCCGTGGGATCGCCGTCGGGGACCTGGTGCACGGGCGCCTGTCCGACCCCCGTCGCCCGGGTGTTCCCGGCGTGCCCTCGGTGGCGCACGTCTTCACCGGCCGCCGCGGGGACAACGGCGACCCGCGGCCCGTACACCGCGACACTCTCGCCGCGCGACTGCTTCCCGGCCGTCTGCCGCTCGTCCGGCGCCTGCTGCTGCTCGTCCGTCGTCCCGCCCGGCTGCTGCGGCGCCGCCGTACCGGCCGGCAGGGTCTCGCCCGGAACCACGGGCAGCGGCAACGGGAGCCCCGGCAGCTCCGGAGCGCCCGGGAGTGTGGGCAGTTGGGGCAGCGACGGCCACCACTGCGGCGGGGCCGGCTGCTCGCCGATCCCCCCGGCCGGCCCGTCGCCCAGCCCGTCACCTGTCCCGTCGGTGATCTGATCCACCAGATCGCCGACAGGCTGGACGACGCGCTCGGCGACCGGCCGCACGAGAGACTCCGTCACCGGCCTTACGACGCGCCGGACTTCGTCGGTCACGGACCGGGGCTTCGCGTCCGGCGACTGCTCGCCGGTCCTGTCCCGCTGCGTACCCGCCGCCGGCCCCTCGGCCGAACTCGTCACCGACCGGACCACCTCAGTGGGCTTCTTGGCCGGTACGAGGCCGTCCGCCGCGTGCGCCTGCTCCCCGCAGAGGAGCCCGAGCCCGAACAGCCCGCCCACCAACAGCACCACTTGCAGCGCACGCCGCCCCGCCGTCCCACGCGTCACGCGCGGAGCGGTTTCGGGCGGTGCAACTGACAGGGCCAAGACGGGGAGAGCTTCCCGTGCGGAGGAACAAGGCTGGGGGTCGAGCCGGGGTGGGGGCGTGGCCGCGAGGCTGTGCGCCCCCGAAGGCCCGCCGATCCTCGCACGGGACTCCCGAGGTTGCGCAAGCCCTCTGTTACCGATGGATACTCATGTCCGCTTTTTCCGTCGCCCCACCGCTCCCGCTCTCTCCCCTGCTCCCCCAGCTCCCCCCATCTCCCGTCCCCGTGTCTCTATCGGCCCGGGCCGCCGGAGTCCGGTATCGGCAGCGGGCGCTTCTCGATCGCCGCCGCCATCACCTCCGGGAAGAGGTCGGGCGTACAGGCGAACGCCGGTGCACCCAGGCCCGCCAGCGCCGCCGCGTGATCACGGTCGTACGCCGGGGCCCCCTCGTCGGACAGCGCGAGCAGCGTCACGAACTGCACCCCCGACGCCTTCATCGCGGCGACCCGCTTCAGCATCTCGTTCCGGATGCCCCCTTCGTAGAGGTCGCTGATGAGCACGACCACGGTGTCGGCGGGGCGCGTGATCTGTGACTGGCAGTACGCGAGCGCCCTGTTGATGTCCGTGCCGCCGCCGAGCTGCGTGCCGAAGAGGACGTCGACCGGGTCGTCGAGCTGGTCGGTGAGGTCGACGACGGCCGTGTCGAAGACGACGAGCCGGGTGTCGATGGACCGCATAGAGGCCAGCACCGCGCCGAACACCGACGCGTACACGACCGACGCCGCCATCGAGCCCGACTGGTCGATGCAGAGGACGACCTCCTTCTTCACCGACTGCGAGGCACGTCCGTAACCGATCAGCCGCTCGGGCACGATCGTGCGGTACTCGGGCAGATAGTGCTTGAGGTTGGCCGCGATCGTGCGGTTCCAGTCGATGTCGTGGTGGCGCGGCCGGTTGATACGCGCACTGCGGTCGAGCGCCCCCGTGAGAGTCGCCCGAGTACGCGTCGCGAGTCGCTTCTCCAGATCCTGAACCACCTTGCGTACGACAGCTCGTGCCGTTTCCTTGGTCGTCTCGGGCATGGCCTTGTTCAGCGACAGCAGGGTGCCGACCAGGTGGACGTCGGCCTCCACGGCCTCCAGCATCTCCGGCTCCAGGAGCAGGGCGGACAGACCGAGGCGGTCGATGGCGTCCCGCTGCATGACCTGGACGACGGAGGACGGGAAGTACGTGCGGATGTCCCCCAGCCACCGGGCGACGGCCGGCGCGGACGCCCCGAGCCCCGCCGAACGCTCCTGCCCCGCCCGCGCCCTGCCGCCCTTCCCGTTCCCGTACAGCGCGTCGAGCGTCCCGTCCATCGCGGCGTCCCGCCCGGTGAGCGTGCAGCCCGTGCCGTCCGCGTCCTCCCCGCCCAGCACGAGCCGCCAGCGCCGGAGCCGCTCGTCGGTGGCACCGGCCTGGTCGCCCACACCGGCCGTTTCGGCGTTCACGGCATCCGTACTCATCGGCCCACCCCCGCAAGGTCGTTGTCCACGTCTGCCTCGTCCAGCCCCAGCAGCAGGCGCAGCACCGGAAGTACGGCGTCCGCGCGGTCCTCGTCGAGGTCGGGTGCGAAACCGGGTGTCCCGGAGACGGTGTCCGCGACGCTCCCGCGCGGACCCGGGCCACGCCGGACCAGCTCGCCGAGGGTGCGGCGCACCCCGGGCTCGTACGCCGAGAACGTGCGCCGCAGCAGCGGCAGTACGTCGGTGAAGGCGTCCCCCGGCACTCCGGTCAGCCAGGAGTCGACCAACGCGAGCAGGCGCTCGTCGTGCACGAGCAGCATGCCGCCGCCCGAGCCCCCTCCGACGAATCCCTCGATCCACGCCGCCGCGTCCCCTGGCGCGGTCCCCGGTGACAGGACGAGGCCCATGAGCCGCGCCGCCTCCTCCTGCCCCAACTCCCCGTCGTCCAGCAGCAGCCGCACAGCCCGGCCCCGGACGACACCCGGAACGGTGTCCCGCGCGCAGAGCGTGCCCAGCACGGAGTGCCACCGGCCGCGTATGCCGGCACGGGAGTCGCCCGCGCCTCCCCCGGTCCCAGCGGCTCCCTCGGCCCTCTCGGTCTCCTCGGCCCGCTCGGTCCCCTCGGCCAGGAGTCCGACCGCGCCGTGCACCGCGTCGACGTGCCCTCGCATCTCCTCGGCGGCCTCGGTGTCGAGAGCGGCGCATGCCGGGGGCAGCCCGACGAAGACCCGCTCCGCGAGTCCGGCGGCGACCTCGGCCAGGGCCTGGGTGCCCGTGCCCCGTACGTCGCCGTAGCGGAGGGAGCGGACGAGGGCGGGCAGCGCCTGGGCGAGGTGGCCGACGTCGGTGTCCAGGGCGGCCCGGTCGGCGAGGATCCGCATCACCACGGGGAGGGCGTCCGGGAGTTCGGCGAGGAGGCAGCGCTCGGCGAGACCGGTGACGTCGGCCAGCGACCGGGCGCCGACGGCGTCCGACTCGGCCTTCGCGGTCGCGGCGGCGATCACGGTCGTACCCCACACGCCCGCCTCGGCGACCCGTACCGCCAGCTCCGGTTCCCAGCGCAGCCGCCAGGTCTCCCGGAACGTACCAGTGCTGCCGCGCGACGCGACCGGCTCTCCCCAGCCGACGCCGAGGAGGCGCAGCCGGTGCAGCAGCCTGCTGCGTCCGCCGTCGGTCTCCTTGCGCAGATCGAGCTCCAGCTCCCTCTCCTGTGCCTCCGGCTTGAGCCGCAGCCGCCGCTGGAGCCGGGCGAGGTCGCGCTGGAGCGGGACCGCGGGCGCCGCCGCCGGTACCTCGCCCAGGACGTCGCCGACGACGAGCCGGTCGTGCACGAGCGCTAGCGGTACGTCCGAGCCCTCGCACATCACGGCCCGTACGGCGTCGGTGGTCTCGGTGAGGCCCGGCAGGGGGCGGCCCCGCATCGCCGCGAGCGTGTCGGCGAGCCGCACCGCCTCGATGACGTGCGCGGAGGAGACGGGCCGGTCCTCGTCCCGCAGCAGCCTGGCCACCTTCGTCATCCAGCGCTCTATGGGGCGGTCGGCCGCGGCGAACAGATGCCCGTACCAGCCGGGCGAGTCGATGCCCGCGCCGTAACCACTCATGCGGGAGAGCCGCCGGTGGGTCCAGGGCACCCAGGTCATGTCGGCCTTCACCTTGGGCAGTCCCTTGAGCAGGGCCCGGTCGGCGGCGACGGTGGTCCGCTGCCGCAGCGCGGGCACGTGCCAGGCGCCGCACACCACGGCCACGTCGTCCCCGAACTCCCGCTGGGCCGCCCGCACCTGGAGCCGCATGTAGGCCTCGCGCACGAGGTCCCGCTCGTGTCCCCCCGCTCCGTAGACCTCCCGCAGCGCCTCCATGGCCTCGCCGAGCACCTCGAACGGTGCGAACGCGTCCCCTCCCCGCACCCCCCGGTGCTCGATCACGTCCTCCCACCACCGCTCGGGGTCGTCGTACCCGGCGGTCTCGGCGAGCACGGCGAGCGGGTCGATCCGCACGGCCTCGGCGGGTTCGGAAAGAAACCCGTCCGGCTCCCCCTCGCCCTCCCCCGCCCCTTCCTTCACCCGCACCTCTTCCTTTTCCTCCTCCCGCTCCCCTTCCTCGCGTCCCCAGGCGAGTGTGTGCGTGGCCGGGAGGTCGATGAAGCGGGCCGGCACCTCGTGTTCCAGAGCCCAGCGGATGGCCACCCACTCCGGTGAGAACTCGGCGAGCGGCCAGAACGCCGACCGCCCCGGCTCGTCCACGACGTGGGCGAGGAGCGCGACGGGCGGCCGCATGTCCTCGTCGGCGGCGAGCGCGATCAACGCGTCGGCCTCCGGCGGCCCTTCGAGGAGCACCACGCGCGGGCCCGCCGCGTCGAGTGCCGCCCGAACCGCCCGCGCCGAGCCGGGCCCGTGGTGACGCACCCCGAGCAGCAGGGGCCCGGGCGTCCTGCGGACCTCGGCCGCGCTCCCCGCGGCCCGCCCGCTCACGCGCTCACCTCCCGGCACGCCCGGTAGAAGTCCTTCCAGCCGTCACGCTCGCGGACGACCGCCTCCAGATACTCCTGCCAGATGACACGGTCGGCCGCCGGATCGCGGACGACGGCGCCGAGGATGCCCGCCGCCACGTCGCCCGCGCGCAGGACGCCGTCCCCGAAGTGGGCCGCCAGGGCGAGTCCGCTGGTGACGACGGAGATCGCCTCGGCGGTGGACAGCGTGCCGCTGGGCGACTTGAGCTTCGTACGGCCGTCGGCGGTGACGCCGTCGCGCAGCTCGCGGAAGACGGTGACGACGCGGCGGATCTCGTCGATGCCGTCGGGCACGGCGGGCAGGTCCAGGGAGCGGCCGATCTGGTCGACGCGGCGCGAGACGATGTCGACCTCGGCGTCGGCGCTCTCCGGCAGCGGCAGCACCACCGTGTTGAAGCGGCGGCGCAGGGCGCTCGACAGGTCGTTCACCCCGCGGTCGCGGTCGTTGGCCGTCGCGATGAGGTTGAAGCCCCGCACGGCCTGCACCTCCGAGCCCAGCTCCGGTATGGGCAGGTTCTTCTCCGACAGGATCGTGATGAGCGTGTCCTGTACGTCGGCGGGGATGCGGGTCAGCTCCTCGACCCGGGCCGTCATGCCCTCCGCCATCGCCCGCATGACCGGGCTGGGCACCAGGGCGTCCCGGCTCGGGCCGTGCGCGAGCAGTTGCGCGTAGTTCCAGCCGTAGCGGATCGCCTCCTCCGGTGTGCCGGCCGTGCCCTGCACGAGGAGGGTGGAGTCACCGCTGACCGCCGCGGCCAGATGCTCGGACACCCATGTCTTCGCCGTACCCGGTACGCCGAGCAGGAGCAGCGCCCGGTCGGTGGCGAGCGTGGTCACGGCGACCTCGACGATGCGGCGCGGTCCCACGTACTTCGGCGTGATCACCGTGCCGTCCGGCAGCGTGCCGCCCAGCAGGTACGTCGCGACGGCCCACGGTGACATCCGCCAGCGGGCGGGGCGCGGGCGGTCGTCCTGCGCGGCCAGCGCGGCGAGCTCGGCGGCGAACGCGTCCTCGGCGTGTGGCCGCAGCTCCTCGCCCTTGTCCGGCGCGGACACGACCGCGGACGTACGCGCGCCTTCGGACCCGGCTCCGCCCCCGCTCGTGGGCGCGGGGCCGGACTGGTGGTGGTTCGGGTCGACGGATGTCGGGTCGACGGACACGGACATGGAGCGGTCCCCCTTGCGGCTCGGCCGGTTCGGATCTGGTTCCACCGTGCACCACGCCACTGACAATCGGCTCTGACCTGCATAAACGCCTCCATCACAGGCGATTGTCAGTGGTGGGATCTACCTTCGGACGCATGACTCAGCAGGGGGTGCGCTGGACCGCGGATCAGGTGCTGGCACTGGCGCCTGACACCGCGTCACGCAAGGCGGGCAGCAAGCTCGGCGCGGCCGGGCCGTGGTCCGAGGCGGGCAGTTCCGACGAGGGGGCGGTATGGGGACTGTGCAGGGGAAGCGGCAGCAAGCCGTACCGGACGGTGATCGACATCGCGGACTCCACCGGGCCCGCGTACAAGTGCAGTTGCCCGAGCCGCAAGTTCCCGTGCAAGCACGCGCTGGGGCTGCTGCTGCTCTGGTCCGGCGAGGACGGCGCGGTGCCGCGGGGGCAGGTGCCGGACTGGGCGAACGAGTGGATCGAGGGCAGGCGCAAGCGCGCGGACGACAAGCGGGCGGAGGGCGCGGCCGGTTCGTCGCCCGCGGCTGATCCGGAGGCGGCACGGCGCAGGGCCGAGCGGCGCGCCGAGTGGATCACCACGGGGGCGTCGGAGCTGGAGCAGCGGCTGACCGATCTGCTGCGGGGCGGTCTGGCCTCGGCGGAACAGGCGGGGTACGGGCTGTGGGAGGAGACGGCGGCCCGCATGGTCGACGCGCAGGCACCGGGACTGGCGGCGCGGGTGCGCGAGTTGGGTGCCATACCGTCGTCCGGGCCCGGCTGGCCGGTGCGGTTGCTGGAGGAGTGCGCGCTGCTGCACCTCCTCGACCAGGGGTGGCTGCGCCGTGCCGCGCTGCCCGAGGGGCTGGCCGCGACGGTCCGTTCCCGGATCGGGCTGCCCGGCTCGGCGGACGGCCCGCCGGTGCGCGACCGGTGGCTGGTGCTGGCCCAGTACGACACCGCGGACAGCCGCCTCACGACCCGCCGTGTCTGGCTGCACGGGGCCGAGTCGGGGCGCACGGCCCTGCTTCTCTCGTACGGGGCGGCCGGGCGCGCGCCGGAGCTGTCGTTGCCCGTCGGGCTGACGCTGGACGCGGAGGTGTCCGCGTATCCGGGTGCGGGGCAGTTGCGGGGGGCGCTGGGCGAGCGGTTCGCCGCTCCGGCGCCCACGGGGTTCCGGCCGCCCGGGGTGGACGTGGCGCGGGCCGTGGCCCGGTACGGCGAGGCGCTCCGGGACGACCCGTGGCTGGAGTCACGACCCGTGACGCTCGCCCGCGTCGTACCGACTCCGGACGGCGACGACTGGCAGCTGGCGGACGCCGACGGAGAGCTCGCCCTGCCTCTCACCCCGGCCGCCAGGTCCCGCTCCGGCCTGTGGCGCCTGGTCGCCCTCTCCGGGGGCGCTCCGGTGACGGTCTTCGGAGAGTGCGGCCACCGCGGCTTCTCCCCTCTCACGGCCTGGCCGGAAGGCCCGGGCGAGGCGGTGACCCTGTGCTGACGGCACCGCGCTCCGGCCTTCTCACCGCCCCGTGGAAGGGGCGCCCATGACGAAAGGGACGCTCATGCCCAGTACCCCCGCTCCCACAGGGGCGCCCGCCGGAAGCCACTGGGAGGAGCTCGTGACCGTGGCCCTGCTGGGGACCACACGGCGTACGCCGCCGGGAGTCACGGCCGGGCGCGACGCACCGACGGCGCTGCTGGACGCGGCGGCGATGGAGACCGTACGGCGCCGGGCCGGGATGCGGCCGGGGCGGGCGGCGGCCCGGGTCGAACCCGCGGCGGAGGACTCTCGTCCCGCGCTGCCGCCGGCGGCGGCACGCCGGCTGACGATGCTGCTCGCCGACCGGCCGGGGGCGGGGAGCGGGGGCCGCAGGGGGACGGCTCCCGATCTCATGGAGCTGCTCCCGCAGTGGCTCGCGACGGCCAACCGGCACGGTTACGCGGCTCCTCCGCAGGCGCTGCCCGCTCTGCTGGACGCGGCTCGGGGGCGTACGGACATCCGGCCTGCGGTGCTGGCGTTCGCGGGGCCGCGCGCCCTGTGGCTGGCCCGGCTGAACACGGACTGGCGGTTCGCGCTGCGGGCGGCGCCGGGCGGCGGGGCGGTGCTGCCCGGGCCCGAGGAGCCCGAGCGGATACGCGCCCTGTGGGAGGAGGGGCTGTTCGCCGAGCGGGTGGCGCTCCTGGCGGCGGTCCGGGCGCGGGACGCGGCGGCCGCGCGGGACCTGCTCGCCACGACGTGGGCGTCGGAGCGTGCCGAGGACCGGCTGATGTTCCTCGACTCGTTGCGGACGGGACTGGGTGCGGCGGACGAGCCCTTCCTGGAGGGGGCGTTGGCCGACCGGAGCCGCAATGTGCGGGCCACCGCGGCCGAGTTGCTGTCCGCGCTGCCCGGCTCGGCGCTCGCCGGGCGGATGGCGGAGCGGGCGGGGTCCTGCGTCGCGATCGACCACACGCGCGGGACGCCGACGATAGCGGTGGAGGCGCCGCACGAGTGCGATCCCGGCATGGAGCGGGACGGTGTGGTCTCCAAGGCTCCGGCCGG is a genomic window of Streptomyces sp. NBC_00414 containing:
- a CDS encoding VWA domain-containing protein yields the protein MSTDAVNAETAGVGDQAGATDERLRRWRLVLGGEDADGTGCTLTGRDAAMDGTLDALYGNGKGGRARAGQERSAGLGASAPAVARWLGDIRTYFPSSVVQVMQRDAIDRLGLSALLLEPEMLEAVEADVHLVGTLLSLNKAMPETTKETARAVVRKVVQDLEKRLATRTRATLTGALDRSARINRPRHHDIDWNRTIAANLKHYLPEYRTIVPERLIGYGRASQSVKKEVVLCIDQSGSMAASVVYASVFGAVLASMRSIDTRLVVFDTAVVDLTDQLDDPVDVLFGTQLGGGTDINRALAYCQSQITRPADTVVVLISDLYEGGIRNEMLKRVAAMKASGVQFVTLLALSDEGAPAYDRDHAAALAGLGAPAFACTPDLFPEVMAAAIEKRPLPIPDSGGPGR
- a CDS encoding DUF5682 family protein; amino-acid sequence: MSGRAAGSAAEVRRTPGPLLLGVRHHGPGSARAVRAALDAAGPRVVLLEGPPEADALIALAADEDMRPPVALLAHVVDEPGRSAFWPLAEFSPEWVAIRWALEHEVPARFIDLPATHTLAWGREEGEREEEKEEVRVKEGAGEGEGEPDGFLSEPAEAVRIDPLAVLAETAGYDDPERWWEDVIEHRGVRGGDAFAPFEVLGEAMEALREVYGAGGHERDLVREAYMRLQVRAAQREFGDDVAVVCGAWHVPALRQRTTVAADRALLKGLPKVKADMTWVPWTHRRLSRMSGYGAGIDSPGWYGHLFAAADRPIERWMTKVARLLRDEDRPVSSAHVIEAVRLADTLAAMRGRPLPGLTETTDAVRAVMCEGSDVPLALVHDRLVVGDVLGEVPAAAPAVPLQRDLARLQRRLRLKPEAQERELELDLRKETDGGRSRLLHRLRLLGVGWGEPVASRGSTGTFRETWRLRWEPELAVRVAEAGVWGTTVIAAATAKAESDAVGARSLADVTGLAERCLLAELPDALPVVMRILADRAALDTDVGHLAQALPALVRSLRYGDVRGTGTQALAEVAAGLAERVFVGLPPACAALDTEAAEEMRGHVDAVHGAVGLLAEGTERAEETERAEGAAGTGGGAGDSRAGIRGRWHSVLGTLCARDTVPGVVRGRAVRLLLDDGELGQEEAARLMGLVLSPGTAPGDAAAWIEGFVGGGSGGGMLLVHDERLLALVDSWLTGVPGDAFTDVLPLLRRTFSAYEPGVRRTLGELVRRGPGPRGSVADTVSGTPGFAPDLDEDRADAVLPVLRLLLGLDEADVDNDLAGVGR
- a CDS encoding ATP-binding protein — its product is MSVSVDPTSVDPNHHQSGPAPTSGGGAGSEGARTSAVVSAPDKGEELRPHAEDAFAAELAALAAQDDRPRPARWRMSPWAVATYLLGGTLPDGTVITPKYVGPRRIVEVAVTTLATDRALLLLGVPGTAKTWVSEHLAAAVSGDSTLLVQGTAGTPEEAIRYGWNYAQLLAHGPSRDALVPSPVMRAMAEGMTARVEELTRIPADVQDTLITILSEKNLPIPELGSEVQAVRGFNLIATANDRDRGVNDLSSALRRRFNTVVLPLPESADAEVDIVSRRVDQIGRSLDLPAVPDGIDEIRRVVTVFRELRDGVTADGRTKLKSPSGTLSTAEAISVVTSGLALAAHFGDGVLRAGDVAAGILGAVVRDPAADRVIWQEYLEAVVRERDGWKDFYRACREVSA
- a CDS encoding SWIM zinc finger family protein gives rise to the protein MTQQGVRWTADQVLALAPDTASRKAGSKLGAAGPWSEAGSSDEGAVWGLCRGSGSKPYRTVIDIADSTGPAYKCSCPSRKFPCKHALGLLLLWSGEDGAVPRGQVPDWANEWIEGRRKRADDKRAEGAAGSSPAADPEAARRRAERRAEWITTGASELEQRLTDLLRGGLASAEQAGYGLWEETAARMVDAQAPGLAARVRELGAIPSSGPGWPVRLLEECALLHLLDQGWLRRAALPEGLAATVRSRIGLPGSADGPPVRDRWLVLAQYDTADSRLTTRRVWLHGAESGRTALLLSYGAAGRAPELSLPVGLTLDAEVSAYPGAGQLRGALGERFAAPAPTGFRPPGVDVARAVARYGEALRDDPWLESRPVTLARVVPTPDGDDWQLADADGELALPLTPAARSRSGLWRLVALSGGAPVTVFGECGHRGFSPLTAWPEGPGEAVTLC
- a CDS encoding DUF5691 domain-containing protein, yielding MPSTPAPTGAPAGSHWEELVTVALLGTTRRTPPGVTAGRDAPTALLDAAAMETVRRRAGMRPGRAAARVEPAAEDSRPALPPAAARRLTMLLADRPGAGSGGRRGTAPDLMELLPQWLATANRHGYAAPPQALPALLDAARGRTDIRPAVLAFAGPRALWLARLNTDWRFALRAAPGGGAVLPGPEEPERIRALWEEGLFAERVALLAAVRARDAAAARDLLATTWASERAEDRLMFLDSLRTGLGAADEPFLEGALADRSRNVRATAAELLSALPGSALAGRMAERAGSCVAIDHTRGTPTIAVEAPHECDPGMERDGVVSKAPAGRGERSWWLGQLVESAPLGTWSRRLGGRTPEEIVALPVADDWRDELHAAWCRAAVRQGDPSWSRALLGTSAAPEAGGPGAVSLAERAKLLGTLGAGERAEWVAGFIAVHGLSEAFQLLGVCAVPWAGPLGRAVVDALNIARDAGSYPWSFSGVMGLAERCLDPAEAVRLEALTAVPDESENAAPGAGGYWAESFQRLVTTLRLRAAIQTELTEP